TTCATAGTCACTAAGTAAAATTCGCCCCCTCCTCCTGACCTTCCCCTAAATTCTAGACACATTACGTTGTGtaagtttgaaaggaaatgaatccgtgatattatttgctttagttttactagataattaattcattagacgcaCATCACTAAATTTACTACACATTTCTAACCTCTGTCTGAACTCTAAGTCTGTAAGCAGCAGGCAGTACTCTGCTGGTCTGTATCTGTAACTGCGTGTCTATACTCTATATTACGAGTatattactctataatataTAGGTTGtgcaatacacaacacacatccgcatccacacatcctctgttgaatgcggatgcggatgcggatgcggatgtatatTACATcacaaatgcggatgcggatgcggatgcggatgttcagtttatcacaactgcggatgcggatgcggatgcggatgtgaaAGAATATGCGGATGTTCCGCGGATgcgaatgcggatgcggatatccgatacatctctaCTACAGATGCAGGCGGCAGGCTCTTCTCGTTCAGAAGGTCTACTCTGTGTATGCACGAGTCTACAGTACATAGACAACACTCGCAATACCAGAGTTGTTAAATGTCGCGGGaacttctcttcaccttccacCACTTCCATGGCTTCATGACATAGGAATTACAGTGGATATgagttcggagagagagagagagagagagagagagagagagagagagagagagagagagagagagagagagagagagagagagagagagagagagagagagagagagagagagagagagagagagagagagagagagagagagagagagagagagagagagagagagagagagagagagagagcagatctCAACTATTATTGTAGGATAAAAAGGCTTGGCAGGGCAGGGTGGTGTGGCGAGATGGAGGCACAGTAAGGCCGGGCAGACAACTTACGTTAACAGGGAGGATGTCAGAGAAGGATGCAAGAGGATTTGCCCGAGACTGAAGTCTGTAGGGAGAGAAGAACAGGCATCATGCTGCTGGCCTGAAAACCCTCGTGCACTGTATGAACATGTGCTGCTGAGTTAGGCGTGTTTTGCCACTAAGTAAAGCTAATACGCCTACAAGTTACGTACAATATGCAGCAACAGCTTGCAATGGGAGGGAAGTATGTTGTAGGGAAGTCACAATGCCTGATGGAATGGAGCCACACAGCTAATGTTCAATATATTAAGGGCTTCATTTATTCAGTATTAAAACGTTAGCTTGCATAATCAACCATGCACACCTAGTCTCCTAGTTTAGCATTTCAACAGTCTCAAGTTGTTACCTGGGCAACACAAAGGATGAGGTCAGGTTGGAAGCCTCAATACTCACCGCGCCATTTACCCCGCGCTTCACAGGTTGATCTTTCACCACCTCGGGAATCTCGTATCTTTCCTCAGTCTCTGGTGCCTTTACAACCTCAACGCTTCCCTTCGAAACTACAGCAATGGGGTGTTTCGGGACTTCCGGGACTTCATATCGTTCATCTTCTATAGACTGAGTGGATGTTTTTCCGTTAACTTGTTcctgctgtttctgctgctgctgctgttgttgttcttggtgctgctgctgttgctgttgcgtCTTTATGGGTATCTGAATcgggggacgaggaggaggagcccgGGATGTGTCGGGGATTTCATATCTCTCCTCTGATGTCGAGCTTACCGTTCCTGTAACTGGAGTATGACTGGTGTGGGACGCCTTTGGTGAacgtggtgggtgttgtgtatCTCCCTGCTGGATGGCCTTGGGAGGGATgataggcgaccgtggtggcaAGCTGGGAGCCTCTCCATTCGCGATCTCCAGCTGGAAAGGCTTGGGTGGAACTGGTGGAGCTTCATCCTCGGCCCTCGTTACAGCGTCTGCCTTTTCGTGCTGTTGCTCTTTTTCCGTCGTGAGTGATGGCTTGTggcgtgaaggagggagaggagtgtgcTTTGGGAACGGACGGGGAGTCACAGGAGGGGAAGCGTGCGGGTCACAGGAGGGGAAGCGTGAGGAGTCTCGGGTGGAGAAGTGTGAGGAGTCTCTGGCGGTGAAACATGAGGAGtctctggtggggaggtgtgaggtgtctctggcggggaggtgtgaggAGTCTCTGGCGGGGATTCAGGTGGTGGACAAGGTGGCGGCGGAGGGAGaccgagaggaggaagattcacATCATCCGCACGTGCCAGAGGTGACTGTCGAGACAACGTGTGGCTGAACTTTACCACTGCCGCCGGGGAACCACCACCAGCGATGCTTTGAAGGTGAGAATCCGATGACTGTGTTTGTTCCTGAGCTTCTTTGATCTCATTAGCATCCATGTACGGGATTTCgtcaaagagggagagaggagcctTGGGTGGAGGGATCGGGGTGGAGATTCTTCTGTGGAGAGACTACTGGTAGGAATCTTAGGCAAAGGAGGCAGTGGAGGCGGCGGAACTTTAGGATGAGGGAGCGGTGTGCGGGTCACTCGACTTTGCTTGGGGGTCGTGGGAACTGCAGCCTCCATTTGGCGCTCCTGTGGGCCGTCTTCTGGCAAAGGTGGAGGTGTTGACTTGTTCTCCGCTGCGACTATCTTGGCATCTTTGTTTATCGGATCTTTTGTTTCAGGTTCTGGATCGGTCTTGTTCTCAGGGTCTGTCTTTGTGGAGTCTGAAGATGCCAATAAAGACGAATCGATGTTGCTTTCATCAGGACTACTTTGTGATATTTGTTTACAAGGCTGATCAGAGCCATCACTCCTTTCAGTTGCTTGGGGTGCGTTGGCTGCCTCTAGATTGTCAATACCGTgttgtggatgtgctgagtctTCTGGATGGCTTGTGGCGCTTGTGTCTTGTGCCTGGGTAGAGGGTGGAGGGTGTGGGGCTCGACGCTTCCGTAGTGGAGGTTCATGATGTTCTGAGGTGATGACTGGCGCTGGAGTTGACTCGAGAGCGGCAGGAGAGGGTTGGCTTGCTTTTAATTCCTTATATTCGTCACTTTTCTTTAGTATTTCAACATCCTCATAAAAGGGATTCTTTCCGATGTAGCCTTTAACTTTGACCTTCTTTTCCAAGAATGGGTTGCCCTTATCTTCACTGCTATCTAATGCATCTTCCTGATCAGCGTCCTTGTTATCGTCAGCTTCCTTCACACTGTTTTCTACACACTCAAGCTCCTCGTAGAAAGGATTCAGTGATCTCCTGTACTCAGCCTTCTTCGTGGTGCTGGGTTCAGCGGattcttgtttcttgtcttttacCTCAAGGTCTTGCTGTTTTGGTGTCTCTTGGCTTTCCTTCCAGTTTGGCGGCAAGAATTCAGGTGGCATGGGAGCACGACGCTTTTTCCTTCTGGCGCCCGTCGATCCGCCGCGCAGGGACGCCGGCGTGGAGGCTGATGAGCGGTCCACGTGCGGATAGGTGAAGCTCAGCTGTGATTCATCTTCACCTCCAgcgttaattttcttctttggtGGAAGTGGCGGCGGAACTGACTCTGCTGGCACACTGGACGCCCTGAGAGATTGAACCTGAGCGCGTATCACGTCGATTTCTTCATACACGTGTTCCTCAGGGTTGTCGTTGGTGGTGTCATTAGTGGCGGCTGGCGTACTAACAAGGCTGTCTTTATCTGTCTTACAGGATGAATCAACTGCTGATGGCTCGGCTGGAGTAGTGGTGGGAGTGACAGTTTCGTTACCTGGTGATGCCTCTGACGTTCTCGTGGTGGCTAGTTTGGCTTGCGTGTCGGGTGCTGCAGCTTCATCAGGAATTATGGGTGTGGGAGGCACTTGTCTCTCAGGTGAAGCCTTTGTGTTAGCTTCTGTGGATGGTTGCGCGGTGGTTTCTGTTtcgtgttcctctttctccgctGAAGCAGTGTCTTTCTCTACTGCTACCTCTGTtttatgttcctctttcttAGCTGAAGCAGTGTCTTTCTCTACTGCTacaattttgttgtcttcctccCTTAAAGTAACGTCTTCCTCTGACGTAGATTTGTTTCTGGTTAATTTTGATTGGGCAGTCTGAATGGTACACGTCTGCAGAGTTTCTGTATCGTCGTCGGTGACAGAGGATGCTTCACTTTGAGGCCTGGCAGCGATGACGGCTTCAGACTGAGCTGAAACGAAGCTGCCTTCCGACGAGGGAGGCCGCAGAGGCAGATCTGATATGGCGCCTGTATTCAGTGATTCAGGGAAGAATAAGCTGGACACGTTGGTCGGGTATTGGTGAGTCCCGGTGAGGAAGAGGCGGAACTCCTCTGCCAGCACCAGCATGTCGAGGGTGAGACGAGCCACCACCGATGCCTCGGGACTGCAGCGCTGCCTGTACTTCAGCTCCAAGCCATTTCTTCGCTCCTGATATCCCAGGCTGTGCAATATCTCTGCAGCTCCCTGACATAACAGAGAAAAAGCAtaaaattacaaaacaatctaATTACGATTCAGTCATAACCACGTATCTAGAATCTTATTAAGAACAAATAGCGTGAAGAACACATGTAACATTATGTAGCTACATAATACCAACTGCAATGAAAATCTGTATGATCTTATTCATCACCGTCAACACTGACCTAGAAATATTCATTGCAAAGTATTTATCACACTtagtctcagtgtgtgtgtgtgtgtgtgtgtgtgtgtgtgtgtgtgtgtgtgtgtgtgtgtgtgtgtgtgtgtgtgtgtgtgtgtgtgtgtgtgtgtgtgtgtgtgtgtgtgtgtgtgtgtgtgtgtgtgtgtgtgtgtgtgtgtgtgtgtgtgtgtgtgtgtgtgtgtgtgtgaacatgaAAAAATTATCCATCCCGTCTAACCTTCCCTTTCATCTGTTGATGGCCGTGGTGGCGCATGGCTAGGTGCCAGCCCGGGGTAAATTTATGAAAGTACTCTCCAATATTCATGTTGCTCACTGCCAGAAGGATTTGTACTCTGTCACTTGATGTTGTCACCTCACTCACTTATTAATGCTATTTGTAGTACATGTGTGGCAGGGAATAATATGACACGTTCTGGCTGCGTGCATGTCTTGTGCAATTAACTCTTGGCATAAAGTTGGAACGTGAGAACTGCCGTGTAGTCATCAcacgatgaaaaaaatcaaatgtgtTCACAGACCAACCTTGAGGGATGCCCAGGCCTGTCCGGCGTCCAGCTTGATGCAGCGCCACCCAGGCTGACGCGACGCCTCAGGCTGCAACAGAAGCTCGCCGTACTGCGCCAGTTGGATCAGCGCCACTCGAAGTACGGCGGGCCCCACGCTGCTGTTGGCTGCACACAGGCGCGGGGCGTGCAGCAGTGACAGCTTGAGGTCCATGGTGAGCGGATGGTGCACCATCAGGTGGAAGGTGGTCCAGTCCTGGCGGTCCAAGCCTCGCCCACGGCACAGGGACACTACTAGACTGGCCCGCCACAggctgagtggaaggaagtacCAGATACTCTTttgcaaacatacacacacacacacacacacacatatatatatatatatatatatatatatatatatatatatatatatatatatatatatatatatatatatatatatatatatatatatatatatatatatatatatatatatatatatatatatatatatatatatatatatatatatatatatatatatatatggtgtcctcacctcacttcagcACGCCAGGCATTGCGGTGTTCATCTTGGCCTGTGGTGTTGAGTGTGGGTGCTTCGTTGGGTCGCTGCAGCACCCACACCTGGTCTTCCTCGGGTCCGGCGCTTCCCGGAGATTCTTCATTCTGTGCATACATCACTTACAAGCAATGTTTccaaaaaacactaacaaaaaaaaatggcagtAAACTATCATAAAATGTGAACATTGTATGTGAAGGCCATGAAGTTAggaatggcaacacaatatcacTATTTTGCACCACTGCAGGAGCTCACCTCGTCTGCTGAATCAGTGGTGGGCATCGGAATGTCGGTGGAGTCGGTGTCGAGAGTGTGTGAGTCGTCTGCGGTTCGTACAGAGAAAAATGTGGTGGCGCTGCTTGCCTGGGAGAGCCGCCCGCTGGCTCCACCGACTCCCTCAGAGCCAGTGGCTGCAGGTGTGTCAGTGGCGGAGACGTCTGTTGATTTGAAGGACGGCGGACCGATTGACTCCAAAGCTGGCGGACTTTCAACTTCTGCTGTCTCTTTTGGTATTCCAGTTTCTGTTGCTTCTGTTGTCTTGTGGCTTTGTTCTTTGGTGTCTTCCGCTTGATGAGAGTGAGGCGGTGAGGAAGGCTGGCAcgcaggaggcggaggagattTGGGTAAAGGACTTGCATTAGTATCAGAAGTTGATAATTGAACTGGAACTACTTTGGATTCTTCAGTTTTTGAAGTAAGTTCCTGTGGCTTTACTGATCCTGTTTCTGTTGAGGTTGTTATAACATGTGATGTGGAGGTGGTAGATGTTTGTGCGCCTGGGGAGGGACATGTGTTTGTAGGAGTGAGCGTCGTGGCTCTGGTCTCTGTAGATGTGTTAAACTGCGATGACGAAACGACTGTTGCTTTTGAGCGAAGGGAAACGTCAGGTGCCGATCCAACTCTCGCCATCTCCAGAGATGGAAGGGAGCAAACAGACTCTGATGTGGTTCTTGGGCGTCCATATTTTTCACGTTTcataatttcctcttccttggcgAGGCCGCATATGTCAGAAAATGGCAGTGGCGTAACGTTGGCCTCAGTGGGCGTCGCTGCACCACTGGAGTGAGAAATGTCCACAGACGGTGACGGGGCGAAGCTGTGAACGGGAGAGGATTCAGTAGCAATTTCAGTTCTAAAAGCATCAACTGACCTTTCTAGCTTCCTGAAAGCGTAAGTGAGTTCTGGACTTAATCTTGAAGAGTCGTCAAACGTCGCTTCAGAAATAACGCTTTGTTGTTCACTAACATCATCAACTTCCTTTAGTCCAGACATGGAGGATTGGTCACTCATATCTGctgctttgtttcttcttcgcTTTCTTACTGGAGGGATTTTTCTATAAACCTCATTCTGATCACTCCTCAGCGCACTGTTGTCATCGGCCTTCACAGCCACATCGCTCCCAGTCCTCAGTGCACGCTGCATCTCCAACATCCACTCCTGAGTTTTGCCAACGTGATCCGATTTACAATCCAGCGACGAAGACGCCCGACTTTTGGTGCGTGGCGGAGGTGTCGGGCCCAGCAGTGCGCGCTCCAGTGAAGTTTCTCTCTTACGGCCGCGAACTGAAACACTGTCTGAAGGTGCTATGCTGTGGCTTTCGGTGATATGCGAGGCAGCAGTCGGAGAAGAGGCGCGGTGCAGTGCTGAGGGCAGCGAGTCCCCGGAGAGGTGTGAAACGCGAGACTCAAGACGCTGTGAGTTCAAAGCAGAGTCTTGATGAGAAGACACTGCTTCGCTGTCCTCATTGCCGCTCCAGGTGGAAATAGAGCCAGAAGGTGCACCAGATGGCCACATGCAATTCCCAAAGTAGTAAGGATACGGATAAGGATATGGCATGTAAGGCATATAGGGATACCAAGGGTAGGGTCCCATTGGCCCCATGGCTGTCATGGGTATATCTGGCTTTCTGCGATGTTTCCTTGGCGGTGGACGTCGCTCATTCCTGGAGATGGCGCCAACGGGAACCACGCTCATGGCTTCCGGCCCCGCAAGAGAGACAGCGCCACTGTCTGGCGGGCGTCGCTGCACTTTGACTCTCTGAATCTCCACTCGTCCATCATCGTCTTTGTAGATTCTCCTGAGAGTGTCAACAGTGTACTCATCGGAGGCCGGAGCCACGGTGGTAGCGGTGCTGGTGGTAGAGGGGGTCTGTTGGCCGGACCAGGGTGGGGTGGGCGCCGGATAGCCCATGGGAGGATGCCACGAGGGGCTCCATTGACTGGGGACTCCTGAGGAGGGGTGTGGCACAAACCAAGTATGAGAGTTTCCTTGGTATCCAACCACAGGATAAAACTGTGGTGGGAAAGACTGTGGGGCCAcactgccgctgctgcctccATCGCGCCGGCACGCCCCTGCTGCTCCCCCCTCCCTCGACATCTGCCAGGGAAATGCAAGCTTCAGGGAGTCACTGAATCTAAGGAAAAATGTCTAACtctatcatcaacaacaactgcCACTGAAAATCTTATCTATACTTTCTTTTATTGCCACAGTGAAAGATGTAACACGGTGGCAGTCAGAAAGGCAGTGTGGTTTTACATCCAGGTCTAATTTTGTGAGTTACATAAACAGAGTATGATGTGAGCTTCAAAGTGTTGAATATAATACGCCACGTAAATCTCTGACAAATCTGCTCTCCAGACTGAATGGCGTGCACAGTCTGCTAGCTCTCAGATGCTCTAGCTCACTTCTTAACTACTTGGCTGCCATCCACcgcttcacctccttcatgacaCTTACCACTCAAAAATGAAAGGTGTTGACTATCCTTCAGTGTTGCCGCGAGTGTGCTTCGGCTTATGTGCAAGAGTGAGCGAGTCCTGCAGAAGTCCCGTATCCCATGTTGCTGTCCCCGCCCACCCCCGACACCTGAGAACACCTGGCTTGTACCTTCAAATACGCACACTACAGTCACCAAATCTGAAAGAAAATTTTGAATTGTGGTTAGTTaaatccttcacacacacacacacacacacacacataccgatGCCACTTTTGTGCGATTCCCACGGTGGTGGGAGCCATCAGTAGTTAAAAAGTCTTACTTCAAGCTACTTTTAATTATAATAGTACTGTCAAGCTCCCCCGTCACAAAACCAATTGTCAGTGTCACTGCCTCACTGGtaaaaccattatttttttctattattagacACACAAAGTCATTCAGATGTGATTCGCCACCGCCGTAGCTCCTTTAGGAATTCTACGTCACTTCTGCATAATCAGTGTAGCTATCATCTTTCAGTCCAACACTAACAGGGAGAAATTATCAGCTGCCTTTCAGCACCACAGCTTGTGGGGCAGTGCAGTGGTGTGTTTACCTTCCCAGCGATACTTGCCAGCTCTCCTCTCCACTACCTCTGCCCAGCCTTATAAATGTGCCCTTACCAAACCCTCTGTCCGCTTGCCAACACCTGCCGTCCCCTGCACCCATTCATCTGACCTTAGAATCACCCGTATGCGGTGACGGGGCTGTCAAGATCAACTGAATGCTAGTTGAATTTCGGTGACCATCATGGTTCATTGGTAAACGAGACATACATCCCGAGTGTCCTATTAGAGGTCTAGTTCTCGGCTGTCCCTCTTTCTTGGGTTAACCTTTAGGTAAATTGTTCACTGATTCAAAAAACGAGACAATACACAACACTCATCAGGCTGGAAGATATCCTTCTTGAAAGTCACCTTCTTCAACGGGTTCAGCTTCATCCACTATTTGTGAGGCTGTCATACCTTGAGTCACTTTGCGATGCGATTACTTAATCCACAatacgtgagtgtgtgtaacCTTCAGTCACTTCATGTTCATTTCATCCACAAACGGTCACAAAGATCATGATAGCAAGCACCACACGTTGTTGCAAGAAGCGCTCGGTCACGAAACATCATGCCGTAGCACAGCAAATGAAGCACAAGCATGATGCAGAGGTGCCAGCcagacacccacccacacacccactcacatacacacacacacacacacacactctctctctctctctctctctctctctctctctctctctctctctctctctctctctctctcttaaaccctACCACCTACCACTACCTACCACCATTGTTccggaaggtggtggtggtggtggtggtgatggaggtcaCGGTGCGCCaagccttcctccttcccctctcttcctcctcctcctcctcccggcttGACAGGCGCCGTCTATCGTTCTCAGTCACTCTTTTATTGGTCACCATTTACTAATCATTTGCCTAACACTAATTTGCTTTTGTTCGCAAGCATTTATTCCTTATCAGCAATGGCGGTATCAGCTGCAGTACCACCATAGTAGTGATAATACTaggctactgctgctgccgatgatgatgatgatgataataataataataataataataataataataataataataataataataataataataataataataattataataataataataatggtgatagtgataataatattgacaaatgaaagaaagtgtAGCATAAACAGAAGAAGCAATAACAGTTGTGTTTTGTGCGCGAAGTCAAGTCTTACATCGCTAGGGCAGCGAGGAGCTACATCTATTAATAGTAGTGAGACACGTTCAGTATGTGCCCAGATACGGCGTCTGACTGATAGAAATTCTGGGAAGTTTGAAAATACTCTTTAACTTCAATGAAAATGTTCAAGTAAAGAAATTAGGACACTATTGTGGTGATGATACTACGCTGTCTACTGAGAACTTGGAGACACACGAAgctttgaggtgtgtgtgtgtgtgtgtgtgtgtaaggggggGCCGCTGCACCTTACTGACTCAGATGCTTACCAGTATTCTAAGTGACAAACGAATGTACCGTGGTTGAGAAAAACCGATAGATTAGTAGCGTGAATCCATTCCCGTGTATACAAACAGTGCAGCCGATGAAGCCCTGAGACAAGTGCTGCGGTGCATATTATGGCAGAGGATGTTGTGTTATTTGCCGCCAGGATCGCAGTGCCTATACTAATTCTCTTAGGAAAGtagcagacacacacatgacactTATCCTAGTGAGGCAAGCAGCGGGCAGACAGTCACGCAGTATATGGGCGTCACTTGCTGGGTTTGTGCAGAGGTGCGATTGGGTTCTGGCACGAACTCTGCTGCATTCGCTCTCATTTATTTTCGGCAACCTGTTCACAGTAGTTGTCAACATCTCAGCTGGTACCACCATAAGGAAACACACAGTAATTACATGTATGACCGGAAGATGCATAAAGCTTCCTGAGGAAGAGCTCGGGACTGGCACGCACCTGTAAATAGTGTGAGTGGAACAGACCTGGCGCGGCAGCTGCGGCGGGGCACTAGGCAAGGCACTAAAATACAACCGGCGAGAAAAGGCACTAAGGTGCCGCCCTCTATCGGGACTCTCTTCACCTTCCGCAGCCACCCAGCAGGCCGGGCCAAATGAAGGTCCCTGATGCCAGCAGATGTGGGAGGTAGTGGCGGGAGATTGGCAAGTTTGTACAGGTTACTTCCCTCCCTGCCCCAACCCGCCTGTCCCAATGATGCCTTCCGTGACGCCGCGTCGCAGTGCAACAGCCTTCCGTGATTAGTGAAATGTTGGCGTGGTTTTGACAGCAGCCCAAAGATGAACAGACATGTCTGTTGCTTCGTCTGAAGAGACTATGGGCGGCAAGGGCTCTTACCCACGATTATgactatatacatatatatatatatatatatatatatatatatatatatatatatatatatatatatatatatatatatatatatatatatatatatatatatgtgtgtgtgtgtgtgtgtgtgtgtgtgtgtgtgtgtgtgtgtgtgtgttattcttggGTAACAATACGTAATATGTGACACAGTTTTGACATTGTCATGAGTAAaccgcaactctctctctctctctctctctctctctctctacctattctaagggtactacaatctatttctacaatatttacaagacttaaaatagaaaatatacaagatggtcagcatgtaaatggagcactgttcttttcacttcactagcactattcacgcactgcactacactgagtgtcacgtcacaaagagtgtcagaggagttggcagtgtctgtctccacttatgtgccatcagtttgacactgtgtgtgttcatctcctggacgtgaggcactttcttttattacaaCAATAGTAAGTCAGGTCGCCTCGTGAGGACCGCAAAATCTGCTATGGCCCGTGTCCTTATGTAATTtctatgtaattctctctctctctctctctctctctctctctctctctctctctctttgatgattttacataagggaacaaaaagaaagaaaaaagctttCTTTTCGGTGAGAGCGAAAGGTTCTGGGtataatgatataaataaatgcaCCAAAATAGCAAATAGTTGTAGTAGGCTCGTGGTGGCTAAGgttgtggcagcagcagcagcagtcaggCGGTCAGCCGTCAGCAGTGAGCTAAACAAGGAAGCTGCACACCAAGGCGACCGTGACACTGgaaagttagtggtggtgtccTGGTGCAGCGGTGGTGGCTGTGCTGTGTGCCTCACCagacctaacctcaccaaatcACCACGAGAGGAAGCATTAGAGAGACCAGCAGTGAAAGTAGTAGCTGGAAATATATGatctggtggtgagggagacaaTAACAGCCTTGATGCTTGGAGGCCGTCACTGACTCActatcagcaccaccactgacaactaACTAGACCG
The Portunus trituberculatus isolate SZX2019 chromosome 39, ASM1759143v1, whole genome shotgun sequence DNA segment above includes these coding regions:
- the LOC123515611 gene encoding LOW QUALITY PROTEIN: uncharacterized protein LOC123515611 (The sequence of the model RefSeq protein was modified relative to this genomic sequence to represent the inferred CDS: deleted 4 bases in 2 codons); the encoded protein is MSREGGAAGACRRDGGSSGSVAPQSFPPQFYPVVGYQGNSHTWFVPHPSSGVPSQWSPSWHPPMGYPAPTPPWSGQQTPSTTSTATTVAPASDEYTVDTLRRIYKDDDGRVEIQRVKVQRRPPDSGAVSLAGPEAMSVVPVGAISRNERRPPPRKHRRKPDIPMTAMGPMGPYPWYPYMPYMPYPYPYPYYFGNCMWPSGAPSGSISTWSGNEDSEAVSSHQDSALNSQRLESRVSHLSGDSLPSALHRASSPTAASHITESHSIAPSDSVSVRGRKRETSLERALLGPTPPPRTKSRASSSLDCKSDHVGKTQEWMLEMQRALRTGSDVAVKADDNSALRSDQNEVYRKIPPVRKRRRNKAADMSDQSSMSGLKEVDDVSEQQSVISEATFDDSSRLSPELTYAFRKLERSVDAFRTEIATESSPVHSFAPSPSVDISHSSGAATPTEANVTPLPFSDICGLAKEEEIMKREKYGRPRTTSESVCSLPSLEMARVGSAPDVSLRSKATVVSSSQFNTSTETRATTLTPTNTCPSPGAQTSTTSTSHVITTSTETGSVKPQELTSKTEESKVVPVQLSTSDTNASPLPKSPPPPACQPSSPPHSHQAEDTKEQSHKTTEATETGIPKETAEVESPPALESIGPPSFKSTDVSATDTPAATGSEGVGGASGRLSQASSATTFFSVRTADDSHTLDTDSTDIPMPTTDSADENEESPGSAGPEEDQVWVLQRPNEAPTLNTTGQDEHRNAWRAEVSLWRASLVVSLCRGRGLDRQDWTTFHLMVHHPLTMDLKLSLLHAPRLCAANSSVGPAVLRVALIQLAQYGELLLQPEASRQPGWRCIKLDAGQAWASLKGAAEILHSLGYQERRNGLELKYRQRCSPEASVVARLTLDMLVLAEEFRLFLTGTHQYPTNVSSLFFPESLNTGAISDLPLRPPSSEGSFVSAQSEAVIAARPQSEASSVTDDDTETLQTCTIQTAQSKLTRNKSTSEEDVTLREEDNKIVAVEKDTASAKKEEHKTEVAVEKDTASAEKEEHETETTAQPSTEANTKASPERQVPPTPIIPDEAAAPDTQAKLATTRTSEASPGNETVTPTTTPAEPSAVDSSCKTDKDSLVSTPAATNDTTNDNPEEHVYEEIDVIRAQVQSLRASSVPAESVPPPLPPKKKINAGGEDESQLSFTYPHVDRSSASTPASLRGGSTGARRKKRRAPMPPEFLPPNWKESQETPKQQDLEVKDKKQESAEPSTTKKAEYRRSLNPFYEELECVENSVKEADDNKDADQEDALDSSEDKGNPFLEKKVKVKGYIGKNPFYEDVEILKKSDEYKELKASQPSPAALESTPAPVITSEHHEPPLRKRRAPHPPPSTQAQDTSATSHPEDSAHPQHGIDNLEAANAPQATERSDGSDQPCKQISQSSPDESNIDSSLLASSDSTKTDPENKTDPEPETKDPINKDAKIVAAENKSTPPPLPEDGPQERQMEAAVPTTPKQSRVTRTPLPHPKVPPPPLPPLPKIPTSSLSTEESPPRSLHPTPLSLFDEIPYMDANEIKEAQEQTQSSDSHLQSIAGGGSPAAVVKFSHTLSRQSPLARADDVNLPPLGLPPPPPCPPPESPPETPHTSPPETPHTSPPETPHVSPPETPHTSPPETPHASPRDPHASPPVTPRPFPKHTPLPPSRHKPSLTTEKEQQHEKADAVTRAEDEAPPVPPKPFQLEIANGEAPSLPPRSPIIPPKAIQQGDTQHPPRSPKASHTSHTPVTGTVSSTSEERYEIPDTSRAPPPRPPIQIPIKTQQQQQQHQEQQQQQQQKQQEQVNGKTSTQSIEDERYEVPEVPKHPIAVVSKGSVEVVKAPETEERYEIPEVVKDQPVKRGVNGAVCTAGLGPTSSARKGEIAAIFGPPKPPRRRRHNHSPPPRPPKSCSLDGTKTDGLNEVSLGSTSTTSSYTSSSSGHPPPSLQHKSNTKHRSWPFLLCNCLYVNCRTYEDADK